The nucleotide window TGCGGCCGCGCTGTTCGCGTTCGGCCTGTGTAATGCCTCACTGTTTTCGGCCTGCATTCTCCCCCTGGCGACTGCCTATTATGTGTGCGAAGGATTGGGATTTGAATCCGGAATCAACAAGCGCCTTCACGAAGCCCCGACCTTTTACTCCCTGTTCACAGGGTTGATCGTCTTGGGCGGCCTGGCCGTCCTGGTGTTGAGCGAACAAAAGCAAGTCCCGATCATCCTGCTCTCGCAGGTCGCCAACGGAATCATCCTGCCGTTTGTTTTGATCTTCATGTTGCGGTTGAGCAACCGCAAAGACTTGATGGGGGACTACCGCAACACGCGCGGCTTCAATATTATTGCCTGGGTCACTTGCGTGGTGATGATCGCATTGACGGCGTTATTGGCCATCAGCGCTTTCTTCCCGAAGTACATCCCGAAGTAGTTCCCGTGGACATCTATCCTTCCAGCTTCACAAGAAAGTCTCGAACGGCGGGGGCCAGGCTGGAGGCGATCTGGCTGTTCTCTTTCTCCTGCAGGTCGGAAACGACAAAGGCCAGATAAGTTCGGGTTTCGAAACCGGCCACTTCCATATTCCGGATCCTGGATGTGTAAAGCGGGAGGCCAGAGACATTCAGGGCGGCCCTCAGTCCGCGCCGAGGGAATACCTCCCCTTGTTTCCGGGTAATGGCCAGCGAAAGAACGGTCTCCTGGTTTTTTAGAATGAGATGGACAAACTTGCGTCCGTTAAAAGAGCATCGATGGGCGACAACGATTTCAAACTCCGCGGGGATTCTTTCTTTTGCCAGAGAAACCAGGCCAACATACTCGGGGCCCAGTCTCTGCGACATCTCCTCAAGCGTAGCGTGCTGCTTCGCAAATTGGGAATCGATGGCGCAATGAATATGATCTCCCACTCCGATCTTGAGAATCGTGGCGGTCAACTGCGATAGGCCGGCAGGGTGGCGGAGGGACCACACCCGATAGGCGCCCACGCCCGCGATTGAGAGTGCCGCAGCCGAGGCGGCCACCAGGATTAAACGGCTCCAAAAAGGGACCGTGTCTTTTTGCCCTTCGCTTTCACGCAAACGATTTTGAATCTTCGCCCGGAGTCCCGCCGGCACGACCTCTTGTTGGACAGCATTTCGCAGTGCGGTTCTCACCTGGGTTCGACTCTCGAGGGCGGTGGAGCAGTCCTTGCAACCTTCAAGATGTTTTGAGGCCTCCAGACGGAGATCGGCGGGCAATTCTTCATTCAAATAAGCATCCAGACGACGTCGTGTCCTTTCGCATGTCTCTTGTGAGAAGTCAGATGCGTTCATGAGCTTGGGTTTTCCTTCCCTCGAACGGGTATGCCAGGGAGGCAATTTGAATATCGTCCTCCGCAACGATTCGATACTTGACCAGACTGGAAGCTGTTTGAGAGTGATTCTCCAACTGGAACTGAGCCGCCGATTCCATGGGGACGAGTCCCCCTAATTTCGTGTGCAGGCGAGGACGCCTGCACTACTTTGACTCTAATGCCCGGCATACCAGTCATAACCCCGCTCGGCCCAATAGTCGGCCGGACGCTGATCGGTAAATCGAATGGTCCCGATTCGTTTGAGGTTCTTGATTCCGTACTTTACCGGGATCACCAGCCGCAACGGGGCTCCATGAGCGGGCGAGAGGGGACGTCCATTCATTTCATAGCAGAGCAGTGTCTGGGGATGCAGGGCGCTGGGCATGTCCAGGCCGACATAATATCCATTGTCGGGAGTCTCAAGACTGACGTACCGCACCAGATCCTCGGGTGCTTTCTGGACGTCGGGCGGCGCGCCGCTCATGGTGGCTGGTCCGTACCTGGCGGCAAAATCCGCCAGCCGCGCTCCTGCCCATTGAACGACCTGACTCCACCCCTCGATACATTTCAGTTCTGTAACCATTTCCACGCGGGGTAACTGCTTGACCTCTTCCAAACCCAACGTGATTCCTCTTTCGCCCGTGGTGGTATCCTCGAACATGTTCTGAGTTCCGCTTCCCCCATATTCAGAGAGTCCCAGGACACGCAATCTCCATGAGGAGGGATCAAACTCGACGTCCATTCCCTCAGTTCCGTTAATTCGAGGCTCCTGTGCAAAGGAAAGGGAGAACGTTGGGGCAAGCCGCGTCCCCCTGAAGTAATCCCGTGCCAACTGTTCGTTGACTTGCAGGGTACTACGCAGAGGCCAGAGAATGTCGTCGTCCAAGCGACGCGAATTGAGCCAGCGCCATCCGGCATATCCTGCCAGGGCAGAGGCGCCCGCTACGAGGAAACTGCGCCGGGATCGGATTCTTGCTTGACGAAGGACTTCTTGATCCGTTCTGTTGCTGGGTTGATGGAGTGGTGCGGGGACTGGCGTGGCGTCTCCTTCCACCGGTCCTGTAGACTGCCCCGCCTGAGCCGATGCCACTAGCCCGGCCGGTACGGCCGCCCCTCCCTTGCCTTCCAAGTTCGCGCCCGCTCCGGTCACCTCGCTCCGAACGTTGTCGTTCGGATGCTCGACTTTGTCATTCATCGGGGGAATCCTCCAGGGTGATCAATTCAAACCCTGCAATCATGGCGCGGAAATTGTTCCATCCGGCTTTCATGACTTGGGCGATGTGAACAAGGAAGAATGCGAGGTAGCCCAGGGTCAATAGGAAATGTTCCATCCGTGCTGCGGGATATCCGCCGAGCAGGGACGTGAGCCACGCGAACTGGATCGGTTTATAAATGGCCAGTCCGGTGATCAGCGAACCCCCTCCCATCAGAATTATGGTCGTGTAGGCGATCTGTTGAGCCCCGTTGAATTTCCTTTGGGGAGGATGAAATTTACTTAAATGGAGATCGTGAAGCACTACTTGAATTGCTTCCCGGAAAGAGTGGCGGTTGGGAACCAGGTACCGCCATTCACCAGAAAAGACCGTGTAAATGACGTAGAGAAAACCATTGATGGCAAAGAACCACATTAGGAAAAAGTGCCATGCCATCCCCTCAGCCAGGCGATGATTCAGATTGAGGGCGGTATAGAAGGAATCCGGGAAAAAGCGGAACAACGTCCAGGATCCGAATCCGATGCGGTAGACGTCGTTCGCCCAATAGATGAGCAAACCACTCCATATCATCAGGGTCAACACTGGGAAATTGATCCAGTGAAACCAGCGGATGGCCAACGGATGTTTCTCTTCAATCTTTTTCATAGCTGGATGACTC belongs to Terriglobia bacterium and includes:
- a CDS encoding cytochrome b/b6 domain-containing protein — translated: MKKIEEKHPLAIRWFHWINFPVLTLMIWSGLLIYWANDVYRIGFGSWTLFRFFPDSFYTALNLNHRLAEGMAWHFFLMWFFAINGFLYVIYTVFSGEWRYLVPNRHSFREAIQVVLHDLHLSKFHPPQRKFNGAQQIAYTTIILMGGGSLITGLAIYKPIQFAWLTSLLGGYPAARMEHFLLTLGYLAFFLVHIAQVMKAGWNNFRAMIAGFELITLEDSPDE
- a CDS encoding molybdopterin-dependent oxidoreductase, whose translation is MNDKVEHPNDNVRSEVTGAGANLEGKGGAAVPAGLVASAQAGQSTGPVEGDATPVPAPLHQPSNRTDQEVLRQARIRSRRSFLVAGASALAGYAGWRWLNSRRLDDDILWPLRSTLQVNEQLARDYFRGTRLAPTFSLSFAQEPRINGTEGMDVEFDPSSWRLRVLGLSEYGGSGTQNMFEDTTTGERGITLGLEEVKQLPRVEMVTELKCIEGWSQVVQWAGARLADFAARYGPATMSGAPPDVQKAPEDLVRYVSLETPDNGYYVGLDMPSALHPQTLLCYEMNGRPLSPAHGAPLRLVIPVKYGIKNLKRIGTIRFTDQRPADYWAERGYDWYAGH
- a CDS encoding zf-HC2 domain-containing protein, which codes for MNASDFSQETCERTRRRLDAYLNEELPADLRLEASKHLEGCKDCSTALESRTQVRTALRNAVQQEVVPAGLRAKIQNRLRESEGQKDTVPFWSRLILVAASAAALSIAGVGAYRVWSLRHPAGLSQLTATILKIGVGDHIHCAIDSQFAKQHATLEEMSQRLGPEYVGLVSLAKERIPAEFEIVVAHRCSFNGRKFVHLILKNQETVLSLAITRKQGEVFPRRGLRAALNVSGLPLYTSRIRNMEVAGFETRTYLAFVVSDLQEKENSQIASSLAPAVRDFLVKLEG